A region from the Kryptolebias marmoratus isolate JLee-2015 linkage group LG9, ASM164957v2, whole genome shotgun sequence genome encodes:
- the LOC108231400 gene encoding E3 SUMO-protein ligase ZBED1-like — translation MASSCRKLTPSTFKSDVWAHFAFLSKSGTQEVDKSKVVCKLCQRELKYCSNTTNLRNHLTRYHADALQKAQPVDSKQTQIDKSFISKLPSSSARAQKITKSVAVFICKDLRPYSVVENKGFKNMLKILEPRYAIPTRKYMTEVAVPSLYTEVKTDVLESLKSAERVALTCDGWTSRATDPYVTITSHFISDEWELVSNVLQTRPLHGSHTGSNIANLLTEAINEWGITGKVPAVVTDNAANMLAAVGLTDLLHVGCFAHVLNLASQAALKTPAVTRLLGRVRRISAFFHRSTLACHALKKNQKLLDLPQHKLLTDVSTRWNSALDMLERFLEQQPAVSAALLAPEVRKQEKDLCSLTEADITAAEDIAQALKSLKKATLVMSQESTPSLSVIAPLKERLLEDMQPSSSDSAVVKEMKIAMCRDLQKRYLGLKDELSIAAALDPRFKALLFLSDDDEREEVFTHLIALTKELATVKSSQQSGLMDEDREAIEQQGEPVDDPSGPSPKKARDSCALADLFGSAYTTPVAVSRTTDTKALDEVVRYKEVQPLPLSTNPLNWWREHEGEYPLLSCQAKRYLCIPGSSVPAERIFSTAGDIVTAQRSALKPEHVDQLLFLNKNLHVPT, via the exons ATGGCGAGCAGCTGTAGAAAGCTAACTCCGTCAACTTTTAAGTCAGATGTTTGGGCTCATTTTGCTTTCCTGTCTAAATCTGGAACTCAAGAAGTCGACAAAAGCAAGGTGGTATGTAAGCTGTGCCAGAGAGAATTAAAGTACTGCAGTAACACGACAAACCTGCGCAATCACTTAACCAGATACCACGCAGATGCGCTACAAAAAGCACAAcctgttgactccaaacagacacaaatcGACAAATCATTCATCTCTAAACTGCCGTCAAGCTCTGCCCGCGCACAAAAAATCACAAAGTCTGTAGCCGTGTTTATTTGCAAGGACCTACGACCGTACAGTGTTGTTGAAAACAAGGGTTTTAAGAATATGCTAAAGATACTCGAACCACGCTACGCAATACCAACACGTAAATACATGACAGAAGTCGCTGTGCCGTCACTGTATACAGAGGTGAAGACAGACGTTTTGGAGTCGTTAAAGTCGGCCGAAAGAGTTGCTCTGACGTGTGATGGCTGGACCTCGAGAGCTACCGACCCCTACGTAACCATCACTTCTCATTTCATATCGGACGAGTGGGAATTGGTGTCAAATGTGCTTCAGACCAGGCCCCTTCATGGAAGTCATACAGGTAGCAATATAGCAAACTTGTTGACAGAGGCAATAAATGAATGGGGCATAACCGGAAAAGTGCCTGCTGTTGTTACAGACAACGCGGCTAACATGCTAGCTGCTGTCGGTCTCACTGATCTATTGCATGTTGGCTGCTTTGCCCATGTGCTCAACTTGGCTTCGCAGGCTGCTCTTAAAACCCCTGCAGTCACACGGCTTCTGGGCAGAGTGAggcgcatctctgctttttttcatcGCAGCACTTTGGCCTGTCATGCACTCAAGAAGAATCAAAAGTTGTTGGACCTCCCACAACACAAGTTACTGACTGATGTCTCTACAAGATGGAATAGCGCTTTAGATATGCTGGAGAGATTTTTGGAACAACAACCAGCTGTCTCTGCTGCATTACTTGCACCTGAAGTGCGAAAGCAGGAAAAAGATCTATGCTCCCTTACAGAGGCAGACATTACAGCAGCAGAGGATATTGCTCAGGCTCTGAAGTCATTAAAGAAAGCCACCTTGGTGATGTCTCAGGAAAGCACCCCAAGTCTGTCTGTCATTGCACCTCTAAAAGAAAGACTTCTAGAGGATATGCAACCATCATCCAGTGACTCTGCAGTGGTGAAGGAAATGAAGATTGCTATGTGCAGGGATCTCCAAAAAAg GTACCTGGGTCTGAAGGATGAGCTCTCCATTGCTGCTGCCCTGGACCCAAGGTTTAAGGCCCTACTTTTTCTGTCAGATGATGATGAGCGAGAAGAAGTGTTCACGCATCTTATAGCTCTCACAAAAGAATTGGCCACTGTTAAAAGCTCA caacaGAGTGGGCTGATGGATGAAGACCGTGAGGCAATTGAACAGCAGGGAGAGCCGGTTGATGACCCTTCTGGACCATCACCAAAGAAAGCAAGGGACTCTTGTGCTCTGGCTGATCTTTTTGGAAGCGCATATACAACTCCAGTAGCAGTGTCCAGAACCACAGATACCAAGGCATTGGATGAGGTGGTGCGTTACAAAGAGGTGCAACCACTGCCACTCTCCACAAATCCACTCAACTGGTGGAGAGAGCATGAGGGGGAATACCCTTTGTTGTCATGCCAAGCTAAAAGGTACCTTTGCATCCCAGGCAGTAGTGTACCTGCTGAAAGGATCTTTTCCACAGCAGGTGACATAGTCACAGCCCAGAGAAGTGCATTGAAGCCTGAGCATGTggatcagctgctttttctgaACAAGAATCTCCACGTGCCCACTTAG